One window of Ammospiza nelsoni isolate bAmmNel1 chromosome 12, bAmmNel1.pri, whole genome shotgun sequence genomic DNA carries:
- the ACOT8 gene encoding acyl-coenzyme A thioesterase 8 translates to MAALAPRMGGASWSAVLVGSRCRSRFTEVMGAPGDAGGAGAGPGSGPPPPPGDLRSVLITSVLNLERLEVDLFRGQHHWVPATQHLFGGQIVGQALVAAAHAVSRDEQVHSLHCYFVRTGDPKVPVLYEVERTRTGKSFSVRSVKAIQHGKPIFTCQASFQLSQGSPVQHQFTMPTVPPPEELLTQEELIQKFLQNPNVAEGYRKRLTKIQAQDVPIDIKPVNPPDIFSSEPQEPKQLFWVRARGYIGETDMKVHCCVAAYISDYAFLGTALLPHRQYRVKFMVSLDHSMWFHAPFRADHWMLYECESPWAGGCRGLVQGRLWRRDGVLAVTCAQEGVIRVEQTPTQSKL, encoded by the exons ATGGCGGCCCTCGCGCCCCGGATGGGCGGTGCTTCCTGGTCCGCCGTGCTGGTCGGGTCGCGGTGCCGGTCCCGGTTCACGGAGGTGATGGGGGCCCCAGGCGACGCCggcggggctggagcggggccgggatccgggccgccgccgccgcccggggaCCTGCGCAGTGTGCTGATCACCAGCGTGCTGAACCTGGAGCGGCTGGAGGTCGACCTTTTCAG GGGCCAGCACCACTGGGTGCCCGCCACGCAGCACCTCTTCGGCGGGCAGATCGTGGGGCAGGCGCTGGTGGCGGCGGCCCACGCCGTGAGCCGCGACGAGCAGGTGCACTCGCTGCACTGCTACTTCGTGCGGACAG GGGACCCCAAGGTGCCGGTGCTGTACGAGGTGGAGCGGACCCGCACAGGGAAGAGTTTCTCTGTTCGCTCTGTAAAGGCCATCCAGCATGGAAAGCCCATCTTCACCTGCCAGGCCTCCTTCCAGCTGTCGCAGGGGAGCCCAGTGCAGCACCAGTTCACCATGCCGACCGTGCCGCCCCCCGAGGAGCTGCTGACACAGGAGGAGCTCATCCAGAAGTTTCTGCA gaatCCTAATGTGGCTGAAGGATACAGGAAGCGTCTCACCAAGATCCAAGCTCAAGATGTGCCAATTGACATTAAACCCGTGAACCCACCAGATATATTCAGCTCAGAGCCACAGGAGCCAAAGCAGCTCTTCTGGGTGCGAGCACGAGGCTACATAG GAGAGACTGACATGAAGGTGCACTGCTGTGTGGCTGCCTACATCTCTGACTACGCCTTCCTGGGCACGGCCCTGCTCCCGCACCGGCAGTACCGCGTCAAGTTCATGGTGTCCCTCGACCATTCCATGTGGTTCCATGCGCCCTTCCGAGCTGACCACTGGATGCTGTACGAGTGTGAGAGCCCCTGGGCTG gtGGGTGCCGGGGCTTGGTGCAGGGACGGCTGTGGCGCAGGGATGGGGTCCTGGCTGTCACCTGCGCACAGGAAGGTGTCATCAGAGTGGAACAGACACCAACCCAGAGCAAGCTCTAG
- the ZSWIM1 gene encoding LOW QUALITY PROTEIN: zinc finger SWIM domain-containing protein 1 (The sequence of the model RefSeq protein was modified relative to this genomic sequence to represent the inferred CDS: inserted 1 base in 1 codon; deleted 1 base in 1 codon; substituted 4 bases at 4 genomic stop codons), with translation MHGGRGGRRPSAPVSPRRAEPSAGEAAPRRHRNVAGTGTRRGPARTAPAAPARCNSRGSPSASGCARSTEWPAVIAAGKAVGAGTESHRQELLVVLRALITPDWLPQLHLQRPLEDGIWAAGGEQRLLHGAGGCHPGLSQIFSARLSLESCITTLAWHXEECVSKVPPDAIPSPVAKLEATETSEDDSEDXITQRTEDSIRQYLSSICTEAAARLCLXAVVWKSRQLICTRXDRLSVQIQEDAHPVGNALVASSYTCHFNLAFQLPCWHILAVLNSNKKLLQREILSRPWERRCDAHQAGXDSADSLLEVLKSSWNKSLDKSLVVSFLTAEISHSNKDLEHRTLWELADSWISSTEVKFQH, from the exons ATGCacggcggccgcggcgggcgGCGCCCGAGCGCTCCGGTGTCGCCGCGGCGGGCGGAGCCCAGCGCCGGTGAGGCCGCACCGCGCCGCCACCGGAACGTGGCAGGGACCGGGACACGCCGCGGGCCCGCACGGACAGCCCCAGCCGCGCCTGCCCGGTGCAACTCCCGGGGCTCCCCCTCCGCAAGCGGCTGTGCCCGGAGCACCGAGTGGCCGGCCGTGATCGCCGCCGGGAAAGCCGTGGGTGCAGGCACTGAGAGCCACCGGCAGGAGCTTCTCGTCGTCCTGAGAGCCCTCATCACACCGGACtggctgcctcagctccacCTTCAGCGGCCGCTCGAGGATGGGATCTGGGCAGCTGGGGGGGAGCAGAGGCTTCTTCATGGAGCTGGAGGTTGTCATCCAGGGTTAAGTCAAATTTTCAGTGCTAGGCTCTCTCTGGAGAGCTGCATCACCACCTTGGCCTGGCATTAAGAAGAGTGTGTTTCTAAGGTCCCTCCTGATGCT ATCCCGTCTCCTGTGGCAAAACTGGAGGCCACAGAAACCTCAGAGGATGACAGTGAAGATTAGATTACCCAAAGGACTGAAGACAGCATCAGACAGTATTTGAGTAGCATTtgcacagaggctgctgccaggctgtgcc aGGCAGTCGTTTGGAAGTCCAGGCAGCTGATTTGCACCAGGTAGGACAGGCTCAGTGTACAGATCCAGGAGGATGCCCACCCCGTGGGGAATGCACTAGTGGCAAGTAGCTACACTTGCCACTTCAACCTGGCcttccagctgccctgctggcacatCTTGGCTGTGCTGAATTCAAACAAGAAGCTCTTGCAAAGGGAAATACTCAGTAGACCATGGGAGAGGAGATGTGATGCCCATCAGGCTGGGTGAGACAGTGCTGATAGCCTCTTGGAGGTCCTAAAGAGCTCCTGGAACAAGTCTTTGGATAAATCCCTCGTGGTT tccttcctcacagcagagATCAGCCACAGCAATAAGGACTTGGAGCACAGGACTCTGTGGGAGCTGGCTGACAGCTGGATCAGCTCCACTGAGGTGAAGTTCCAGCACTGA